One window from the genome of Salisaeta longa DSM 21114 encodes:
- a CDS encoding PASTA domain-containing protein → MNWTSDAQRWLRSLATNKYFWQGLGGLLAIALLVYVVIDFYVMPQYTRHGVSTTVPSVVDQPFETAARTIRAHNLEVEQQIGKFNPNVPQNYVLDQTPPANAGVKPGRRVYLTINRGSIASVRLPDLSGASIREARNRLQALGLRVDTVRADSIPSPYRNTITRQRPAPGDSIKQGRAVTLWYSTGMGEEQKVVPNVVGLRVERAQQRLLRNMLRSVVLRTGTLDEKETGAPADSTGPLYVRDQSRRPGTRVLAGTEVRLFVTPDPSSIPDSLRRRTATPPAPRTPQTPLPRQP, encoded by the coding sequence ATGAACTGGACCTCCGACGCCCAGCGCTGGCTCCGTTCCCTTGCCACCAACAAATATTTCTGGCAGGGCCTCGGCGGCTTGCTGGCTATTGCGCTCCTCGTATACGTCGTCATCGACTTTTACGTGATGCCGCAGTACACCCGGCACGGCGTCTCCACAACGGTCCCTTCCGTGGTCGATCAACCGTTCGAGACAGCGGCCCGAACCATCCGTGCCCACAACCTGGAGGTTGAACAGCAAATCGGGAAATTCAACCCCAACGTTCCGCAAAACTACGTGCTCGACCAAACGCCCCCGGCGAACGCGGGCGTTAAACCGGGCCGCCGCGTGTACCTGACCATTAATAGGGGATCGATTGCGTCGGTTCGCTTGCCCGACCTGTCGGGAGCCTCCATCCGCGAGGCCCGCAACCGGCTGCAAGCGCTTGGGCTGCGCGTCGACACGGTCCGTGCCGATTCGATTCCTTCGCCGTACCGCAACACCATCACCCGGCAACGCCCGGCGCCCGGCGATTCGATCAAACAGGGAAGGGCCGTAACGCTGTGGTACAGCACGGGCATGGGCGAGGAGCAGAAGGTGGTGCCCAACGTGGTCGGCCTTCGGGTGGAGCGAGCACAGCAGCGATTGCTGCGGAATATGTTGCGCTCGGTGGTACTGCGCACGGGCACGCTGGATGAGAAGGAGACCGGTGCGCCGGCCGATAGCACCGGCCCGCTGTACGTGCGCGATCAGAGCCGCCGGCCCGGTACGCGCGTGCTTGCTGGCACCGAAGTTCGGCTGTTCGTAACGCCCGATCCGTCGTCAATCCCCGATTCGCTGCGCCGGCGCACGGCTACGCCGCCGGCTCCACGTACACCGCAAACGCCTCTTCCACGTCAACCGTAA
- the pyrR gene encoding bifunctional pyr operon transcriptional regulator/uracil phosphoribosyltransferase PyrR: protein MTRTLILSSEQVQRTLRRLAYEIIERNEGARTLVIFGIARSGIPLAEAVAAHIRDITGADVQAAPLDVTPFRDDAAADAAERQAPAPAVDAKDVVLVDDVLFTGRTVRAALDAVVQGGRPQSIQLAVLIDRGHREYPIQPDYVGRSLPTKPREQVTVDVEEAFAVYVEPAA, encoded by the coding sequence ATGACGCGCACGCTCATCTTATCGTCTGAACAAGTGCAGCGCACGCTGCGGCGGCTGGCCTACGAAATCATTGAGCGGAACGAGGGTGCGCGCACGCTGGTGATTTTTGGCATCGCCAGGAGCGGGATTCCGCTCGCCGAGGCCGTAGCCGCACACATCCGCGACATTACGGGGGCCGACGTGCAGGCGGCCCCGCTCGATGTCACCCCGTTTCGTGATGACGCGGCCGCCGATGCGGCTGAGCGCCAGGCCCCCGCGCCGGCAGTCGACGCCAAAGACGTTGTGCTCGTGGACGATGTGTTGTTCACCGGGCGGACGGTGCGGGCCGCGCTCGACGCGGTGGTGCAAGGCGGGCGCCCGCAGTCCATTCAGCTTGCCGTCCTTATTGATCGCGGGCACCGGGAGTACCCCATCCAGCCCGATTATGTGGGCCGCTCGTTGCCCACCAAGCCCCGTGAGCAGGTTACGGTTGACGTGGAAGAGGCGTTTGCGGTGTACGTGGAGCCGGCGGCGTAG
- a CDS encoding Fur family transcriptional regulator has product MSTLPQQQRLDEVRTIFKAFLKKRNKRQTPERFAVLEAIYSTDDHVDADELFVRLKQDGTRVSRATVYNTLELLMECDLVVRHQFGKNQARYERAYSYWQHDHLICMDCNELFEFCDPRLQSVQEMVAEIYDFDIKHHSLNMYGRCQRENCPNRTEEAPAAEA; this is encoded by the coding sequence ATGTCGACGCTCCCACAGCAGCAACGCCTAGACGAAGTCCGCACTATCTTTAAGGCCTTCCTGAAGAAGCGCAACAAGCGGCAGACGCCCGAGCGCTTTGCCGTACTGGAGGCCATCTACAGCACCGATGATCATGTAGACGCCGACGAGCTCTTTGTGCGCCTGAAGCAGGACGGCACACGCGTGAGCCGGGCCACCGTGTACAACACGCTGGAGCTTTTGATGGAGTGCGACCTCGTCGTGCGCCATCAGTTTGGCAAGAACCAGGCGCGCTACGAGCGGGCCTACAGCTACTGGCAGCACGACCACCTGATTTGCATGGATTGCAATGAGCTGTTTGAGTTCTGCGATCCGCGCCTGCAGAGCGTGCAGGAGATGGTGGCCGAGATCTACGACTTTGATATCAAGCACCACTCGCTGAATATGTACGGGCGGTGCCAGCGCGAGAATTGCCCCAACCGCACCGAGGAGGCCCCGGCCGCCGAAGCCTAG
- a CDS encoding acyl-CoA carboxylase subunit beta, translating into MSDDRLQDLDRRRAAAAKSGGEARIQRQHDKDKLTARERIDILLDDGSFEELGTFVRHQSTDFGLEDKRPYGDGVVTGYGTIDGRLVYVFSQDFTVFGGSLGRAHADKIVNVMEKALQNGAPVIGLNDSGGARIQEGVVSLGGYADIFKLNTDASGVIPQISAIMGPCAGGAVYSPAITDFTFMVEGSSYMFVTGPNVVKTVTQEEVTSDELGGARTHASKSGVSHVTCSNDVDCLLRIRELMSYLPLNCEEDPPRVPRAEVQHTTDPETLNTLVPPEPNKPYDMHGVITALADDGDFFEIMPDYAENLITGFTRLGGRPVGIVANQPAVLAGVLNIDASLKGARFVRFCDAFNVPLLVLEDVPGFLPGTDQEWNGIIKHGAKLLYALCEATVPKCTVITRKAYGGAYDVMNSKHIGGDLNFAWPTAEIAVMGPKGAVEIIYRKQLAAADDPEAAKDAFVEEYREKFAHPYVAAEYGYVDDVIKPSETRARLIRGYDMLENKVVNPPKKKHGNIPL; encoded by the coding sequence ATGTCCGATGATCGTCTGCAAGACCTCGACCGCCGCCGCGCTGCCGCTGCCAAAAGCGGGGGCGAGGCGCGCATCCAACGGCAACACGACAAGGATAAGCTCACCGCCCGCGAGCGCATCGACATTTTACTCGACGACGGTTCGTTTGAGGAGCTTGGCACGTTCGTGCGGCATCAGTCCACCGACTTTGGGCTGGAGGACAAGCGGCCCTACGGCGATGGCGTGGTCACCGGCTACGGCACCATCGACGGGCGCCTCGTGTACGTCTTCAGTCAGGACTTTACGGTGTTTGGCGGCTCGCTGGGCCGGGCGCATGCCGACAAAATCGTGAACGTGATGGAGAAGGCGCTGCAAAACGGCGCGCCGGTCATTGGGCTGAACGACTCGGGGGGCGCGCGCATCCAGGAGGGCGTGGTATCCCTGGGCGGCTATGCCGACATCTTCAAGCTCAACACGGATGCCTCCGGCGTCATTCCGCAAATTTCGGCCATCATGGGCCCGTGCGCCGGCGGCGCGGTGTACAGCCCCGCCATCACCGACTTCACCTTTATGGTGGAGGGCAGCAGCTATATGTTTGTGACGGGGCCCAACGTGGTGAAGACCGTCACCCAGGAAGAGGTGACGAGCGACGAGCTGGGCGGTGCGCGCACGCACGCAAGCAAAAGCGGCGTCAGCCATGTCACGTGCAGCAACGACGTCGACTGCCTGCTGCGCATCCGCGAGCTCATGAGCTATCTGCCGCTGAACTGCGAGGAAGACCCGCCCCGCGTGCCGCGTGCCGAGGTGCAGCACACCACCGATCCGGAGACGCTGAACACGCTGGTGCCGCCGGAGCCCAACAAGCCGTACGACATGCACGGCGTGATTACGGCGCTGGCCGATGACGGCGACTTCTTTGAGATTATGCCCGACTACGCCGAGAACCTGATCACCGGCTTTACCCGGCTGGGCGGGCGTCCGGTGGGCATCGTGGCCAATCAGCCGGCGGTGCTGGCGGGCGTGCTCAACATCGACGCCTCGCTGAAGGGCGCGCGCTTCGTGCGCTTCTGCGACGCGTTTAACGTCCCGCTGCTGGTGCTGGAAGACGTGCCGGGCTTCCTGCCGGGCACCGATCAAGAGTGGAACGGCATCATCAAGCACGGCGCAAAGCTGCTCTATGCCCTGTGCGAGGCCACCGTGCCCAAGTGCACCGTCATTACGCGCAAGGCATACGGCGGCGCCTACGACGTGATGAACTCGAAGCACATTGGCGGCGACCTCAACTTTGCCTGGCCCACCGCCGAGATTGCCGTGATGGGGCCCAAGGGCGCGGTGGAAATCATCTACCGGAAGCAGCTGGCCGCGGCCGACGACCCCGAAGCGGCGAAAGACGCGTTTGTCGAGGAGTACCGCGAGAAGTTCGCGCATCCGTACGTGGCCGCCGAGTACGGGTACGTAGACGATGTGATTAAGCCGAGCGAGACGCGGGCGCGCCTGATTCGGGGCTACGATATGCTCGAAAACAAGGTGGTGAATCCGCCGAAGAAGAAGCACGGCAACATTCCGCTGTAG
- the kbl gene encoding glycine C-acetyltransferase, whose amino-acid sequence MPDTATAHFRDELDAIKEAGTYKEERVITSQQDADIEVASGDHVINFCANNYLGLANNAEVMQAAKDGVDEFGFGVASVRFICGTQTVHKQLEDELSAFHEKDDTILYNSAFDANTGFFESILGREDAIISDRLNHASIIDGVRLCKADRYVYDHSDMASLEEQLQDAQDARVRVIATDGVFSMDGDVAKLDEICDLAEQYDALVMVDECHATGFMGDGGRGASEAKGVLDRVDVITSTLGKALGGATGGFATGPQEIIDLLRQKSRPYLFSNAVAPMIANASLQVLRLLQSSDQRRAQLWDNATYFRNTLEARGFDLKPGNHPIIPIMLYDAKVSAQMADDLLDRGIYVISFSYPVVPKGEARIRVQMSAAHTRAHLDRALDAFTDVAEAHGVLS is encoded by the coding sequence ATGCCTGATACCGCAACGGCTCATTTCCGCGACGAACTCGACGCCATCAAAGAGGCCGGCACCTACAAAGAGGAACGGGTGATTACCTCGCAGCAAGATGCCGACATTGAGGTGGCCTCGGGCGATCATGTCATTAACTTTTGCGCGAACAACTACCTGGGGCTCGCCAACAATGCCGAGGTGATGCAGGCCGCCAAAGACGGCGTCGACGAATTTGGCTTTGGCGTGGCCAGCGTGCGCTTTATCTGCGGCACCCAAACGGTGCACAAGCAGCTGGAGGATGAGCTGTCGGCCTTCCACGAAAAAGACGACACGATTCTCTACAACTCGGCCTTCGATGCCAACACCGGCTTCTTTGAGTCGATTTTGGGCCGCGAGGATGCCATCATCAGCGACCGCCTCAACCACGCTTCCATCATCGACGGCGTGCGGTTGTGCAAGGCCGACCGTTACGTGTACGATCACTCCGACATGGCAAGCCTGGAGGAGCAGCTGCAAGATGCGCAGGATGCCCGCGTACGGGTGATTGCCACCGACGGCGTCTTCTCGATGGACGGCGACGTGGCCAAGCTCGACGAAATCTGCGACCTGGCCGAGCAGTACGACGCGCTGGTGATGGTGGATGAGTGCCACGCCACGGGCTTTATGGGAGATGGCGGGCGCGGCGCGAGCGAGGCCAAGGGCGTGCTGGACCGCGTGGACGTTATCACCTCCACCTTGGGCAAGGCGCTGGGCGGCGCCACCGGCGGCTTTGCGACCGGCCCGCAAGAAATCATCGACCTGCTGCGGCAGAAGTCGCGCCCGTACCTGTTCTCCAATGCCGTAGCGCCCATGATTGCGAACGCAAGCCTGCAGGTGCTGCGGCTGCTGCAATCGAGCGATCAGCGGCGCGCGCAGCTCTGGGACAATGCGACCTATTTCCGCAATACGTTGGAGGCGCGCGGCTTCGACCTCAAGCCCGGCAACCATCCCATCATCCCGATCATGCTGTACGATGCCAAGGTGTCGGCGCAGATGGCCGATGACCTGCTCGACCGCGGCATCTACGTGATCAGCTTTAGCTACCCGGTGGTGCCCAAAGGCGAAGCCCGCATCCGCGTACAGATGTCGGCTGCCCACACGCGCGCCCACCTCGACCGCGCGCTCGACGCCTTCACCGATGTGGCCGAGGCGCACGGCGTGCTGTCGTAG
- a CDS encoding NAD-dependent epimerase/dehydratase family protein — translation MPRILVTGANGQIGSELVAALRARHGHRAVVALDLEAPRQNGVDAPSVVGDVRDRALLEDTMATHDIDVVYHLASLLSATGEQHPNRAWDVNMTGLKHVLDLAKERGLRVFWPSSIAVFGPSTPRTDTPQRTVLDPATMYGVTKRSGELLCQYYHRRYGVDVRSLRYPGLISYQTVPGGGTTDYAIDMYRAAARSEPYVCFLSAGTRLPMMYMPDALRATLDLMDAPAAALSVRDSYNLTAFSFSAEELAAHLQERVDGFSVTYRPDERQHIADNWPATIDDSAARADWGWAPRYDLAAMTDDMLAHLRDRVEA, via the coding sequence ATGCCTCGGATACTCGTCACAGGAGCTAACGGTCAGATTGGAAGTGAACTTGTGGCGGCGCTGCGGGCGCGGCACGGCCACCGGGCGGTGGTGGCGCTCGATCTGGAGGCGCCGCGCCAAAACGGCGTCGACGCGCCGTCGGTGGTGGGCGACGTGCGCGATCGCGCGCTGCTCGAAGACACCATGGCCACGCACGACATCGACGTGGTGTACCACCTGGCGAGCTTGCTCTCGGCCACGGGCGAGCAGCACCCCAACCGGGCCTGGGACGTAAACATGACGGGCCTGAAGCACGTGCTAGACCTTGCAAAGGAGCGCGGGCTGCGGGTGTTTTGGCCGAGCTCCATTGCCGTCTTTGGCCCCTCCACGCCACGCACCGATACGCCGCAGCGCACCGTGCTCGATCCGGCGACCATGTACGGCGTCACCAAGCGCAGCGGCGAGCTGCTGTGCCAGTACTACCATCGGCGATATGGCGTTGACGTGCGCAGCCTGCGCTACCCGGGGCTCATCAGCTACCAGACGGTGCCCGGCGGCGGCACCACCGATTATGCCATCGACATGTACCGCGCCGCGGCCCGCTCCGAACCGTACGTGTGCTTCCTCTCCGCCGGCACGCGCCTTCCCATGATGTACATGCCCGACGCCCTGCGCGCCACGCTCGACCTGATGGATGCCCCCGCCGCTGCCCTTTCGGTGCGCGACAGCTATAACCTGACGGCCTTCAGCTTCTCGGCGGAAGAGCTGGCCGCGCACCTGCAGGAACGGGTTGACGGCTTCTCCGTGACGTACCGCCCCGACGAGCGCCAGCACATTGCCGACAACTGGCCTGCCACCATCGACGACAGCGCCGCCCGTGCCGATTGGGGGTGGGCGCCGCGGTACGACCTGGCGGCCATGACCGACGACATGCTGGCGCACCTGCGCGACCGCGTCGAAGCCTGA
- a CDS encoding Lrp/AsnC family transcriptional regulator, whose product MPHQIDEIDAQILRLLQREGRMNRSTVAEHVNLSVSAVSERMRKLEDRGVIASYHAVVDAKRLHLDITGFIRVSVDGSEHYPNFIETVSGMEEVLELHSITGDGSHVLKIRTRNTTTLERLLSDLQALPGVSGTSTSIVLSTFKETRTVPVTPGELYEERSA is encoded by the coding sequence GTGCCACACCAGATTGACGAGATCGACGCGCAAATTCTTCGGCTGTTGCAGCGCGAGGGCCGCATGAACCGCAGCACCGTGGCCGAGCACGTGAACCTGTCGGTTTCGGCCGTCAGCGAGCGCATGCGCAAGCTCGAAGATCGGGGCGTTATTGCGAGCTATCATGCCGTGGTAGATGCCAAGCGGCTGCACCTCGACATCACCGGCTTTATTCGCGTGTCGGTGGATGGCTCGGAGCACTACCCGAACTTTATCGAGACCGTAAGCGGCATGGAAGAGGTGCTGGAGCTGCATTCCATTACCGGCGACGGCTCGCACGTCCTCAAAATTCGCACGCGCAACACCACCACCCTCGAGCGCCTGCTCTCTGACCTGCAGGCCTTGCCGGGGGTGAGCGGCACGTCCACCAGCATCGTCTTGAGCACCTTCAAGGAAACCCGCACCGTCCCCGTGACGCCGGGTGAACTCTACGAAGAGCGCTCGGCCTGA
- the glnA gene encoding type I glutamate--ammonia ligase: protein MATATDVLNAIEANDVDFLRLQFTDILGTVKNVSIPAHQAEKAFDEGIYFDGSSIEGFVRIQESDMRLEPDPDTFALLPWRSRRGDDTVSARLICDVMNTTTGAPFAGDPRFVLKRAIARAEEMGFEMNAGPEPEFFIFEKDEKGRATTKTHDAGGYFDLGPKDLAQEIRAEIIYMLESMGFEVEASHHEVAAGQHEIDFKYDDALTTADNIATFRAVVRAVAELHGVHATFMPKPIAGINGSGMHTHISLFSDGENAFHEDSDEFGLSDTAYAFLGGILEHAPALTAICNPTVNSYKRLVPGYEAPIYVAWSDVNRSALVRKPAARGPASSRIELRSPDPSCNPYLALAVMLHAGLDGIERGLEAPAPVRENIYEFTEADRVERGIETLPSTLGQAITALQADDVVLDALGAHVSEKFIQAKTQEYTGYLASVSPWELERYLETF from the coding sequence ATGGCTACCGCTACAGACGTTCTGAACGCCATTGAGGCGAACGACGTCGACTTTCTTCGCTTGCAGTTTACCGACATTCTGGGCACCGTCAAGAACGTATCGATCCCGGCGCATCAGGCCGAGAAGGCGTTCGACGAGGGCATTTACTTCGACGGCTCGTCGATTGAGGGCTTTGTGCGCATTCAGGAATCGGACATGCGCCTGGAGCCCGACCCCGATACGTTTGCGCTGTTGCCCTGGCGCAGCCGCCGCGGCGACGACACCGTGTCGGCCCGGCTCATTTGCGACGTGATGAATACGACGACCGGCGCGCCGTTTGCCGGCGATCCGCGGTTTGTTTTGAAGCGCGCCATTGCGCGGGCTGAGGAGATGGGCTTCGAGATGAACGCGGGCCCCGAGCCGGAATTTTTCATCTTCGAGAAGGACGAGAAGGGCCGCGCCACGACCAAAACGCACGACGCCGGCGGCTACTTCGACCTTGGCCCCAAGGACCTGGCGCAAGAAATCCGGGCCGAGATTATCTACATGCTTGAGTCGATGGGCTTCGAGGTAGAGGCGAGTCACCATGAGGTGGCGGCCGGCCAGCACGAAATCGACTTCAAGTACGACGACGCCCTCACCACCGCCGATAACATCGCCACGTTTCGGGCGGTAGTGCGCGCCGTGGCGGAGCTGCATGGCGTCCACGCCACGTTTATGCCCAAGCCCATCGCTGGCATCAACGGCTCGGGGATGCACACGCACATCTCCCTGTTCTCCGACGGCGAGAATGCATTCCACGAAGACAGCGACGAGTTTGGCCTGAGCGACACGGCCTACGCCTTTTTGGGCGGCATCTTGGAGCACGCCCCGGCGCTCACCGCCATCTGCAACCCCACGGTTAACTCGTACAAGCGACTGGTGCCGGGCTACGAAGCGCCCATTTACGTGGCCTGGAGCGACGTCAACCGCTCGGCGCTTGTGCGTAAGCCCGCCGCGCGCGGCCCGGCCTCCTCGCGCATCGAGTTGCGCTCGCCCGATCCCTCCTGCAACCCGTACCTCGCCCTGGCCGTGATGCTGCATGCCGGCCTCGACGGTATCGAACGCGGACTGGAGGCCCCGGCACCCGTTCGCGAAAACATCTACGAGTTCACCGAAGCCGATCGCGTAGAGCGCGGCATCGAGACGCTGCCCAGCACGCTGGGCCAGGCCATCACCGCGCTCCAGGCCGACGACGTCGTCCTCGACGCCCTCGGTGCACACGTCAGCGAGAAGTTTATCCAGGCCAAAACGCAAGAATACACCGGCTACCTAGCGTCGGTCTCGCCGTGGGAGCTGGAGCGCTACCTGGAAACGTTCTAA
- a CDS encoding FG-GAP-like repeat-containing protein produces MQYAMLPPAPRALVRHVFSFRTAVLILFGWAAVWSHTGATVRAQQLLASPTVPTSGGYGIDVASVGDLNGDATPDLLVGASGSTVQGVSGAGRAYAVSGATQRVIHTLVPPTPMADGFFGRRVTGLGDINGDGVPEMAVGAWQERANGFERAGRVHVFDGSTGAHLHTVTSPNPEKNGFFGLQVAGVGDVSGDQMPDLLVSAIREDTDGDSFAQDDQGRVYIFSGADGSVVRTLEPLGSLANLVMAQYGIAVASLGDLDGDGTPDLAVGANQQSTAARSQEGAVYVYSGRTGQVLAEVYSPRAENFGRFGQSVAAVGDRTGDAVPEVLVGAVGEDGGGTYNAGRAYILDGAQLAAGQRTVVRRIETPNPEQFGNFGWAVDGAGDIDGDGTPDLLVNAVGETAGGVDDAGRVYIMSGASGAMLYQLRSPNAGIDHAFGTATAGVADFNADGRPDVLIGAPQEDIGATVGAGRAYLFSPTARATASVTSDGIHPFGATGVAIDFASVSGSGTVTVERFGYGPVGTGGISERNVSAYRFVITASSGLTFGDAAAVRFDVADLSGISDPAAVTAYKREAPGVGSFAEVATTYDGASNELVATTGSFSAFVFASETEPLPVEWATVNAKVDGPVVRLTWATASETGNAGFNVQRRAGEALAWTTIGHVEGRGTSQQMQSYRFTDGSAPYAADRLAYRIQQVDTDGSVAFSEVVTVQRNASAVELRAPYPNPAREQLVVRYAVPTRRPVTLVLYDVLGRTVRTVAHTSARGRNMQRVDLQGLASGLYILRLTAGSVVRTRKITVLR; encoded by the coding sequence ATGCAATACGCAATGCTACCGCCAGCGCCGCGCGCGTTGGTACGCCATGTTTTCTCGTTTCGAACGGCCGTTCTCATTCTATTCGGGTGGGCCGCGGTGTGGAGTCACACGGGCGCAACGGTGCGGGCCCAGCAGCTGTTGGCGTCTCCTACGGTGCCCACAAGCGGCGGATACGGCATTGACGTAGCATCCGTGGGCGACCTTAACGGCGATGCCACGCCAGATCTGCTGGTGGGGGCCTCCGGATCCACCGTGCAGGGCGTGTCGGGCGCCGGGCGTGCATACGCCGTGAGCGGGGCCACCCAGCGCGTCATTCACACGCTGGTGCCTCCTACGCCGATGGCCGACGGCTTCTTTGGGCGTCGTGTGACGGGCCTCGGCGACATCAACGGGGACGGCGTTCCAGAGATGGCTGTGGGTGCCTGGCAAGAACGCGCCAACGGATTTGAGCGGGCCGGACGGGTGCACGTCTTCGATGGCTCTACGGGCGCCCACCTGCACACCGTCACCTCCCCCAATCCCGAAAAGAACGGATTTTTCGGGCTACAAGTTGCGGGTGTTGGAGACGTAAGCGGCGACCAGATGCCCGATCTGCTTGTGTCGGCGATCCGTGAAGACACCGACGGCGATTCCTTTGCCCAGGACGATCAGGGGCGCGTCTACATCTTCAGCGGAGCAGACGGAAGCGTGGTGCGTACCCTGGAGCCGCTTGGGTCGCTGGCCAACTTGGTGATGGCACAGTACGGCATTGCCGTGGCGTCGCTGGGCGACCTCGACGGCGATGGGACGCCCGATCTGGCCGTGGGGGCCAATCAGCAAAGCACGGCGGCGCGCTCGCAAGAAGGAGCGGTGTACGTGTACAGCGGACGCACCGGGCAGGTGCTCGCCGAGGTCTACTCGCCGCGCGCCGAAAATTTCGGGCGGTTTGGGCAGTCTGTGGCAGCAGTCGGCGATCGTACCGGCGACGCCGTGCCCGAGGTGCTTGTGGGCGCCGTGGGGGAAGATGGAGGAGGCACGTACAATGCGGGCCGGGCGTACATCCTCGATGGTGCGCAGCTTGCAGCAGGTCAGCGAACCGTCGTCCGTCGAATCGAAACACCGAACCCCGAGCAGTTTGGCAACTTTGGCTGGGCGGTGGACGGCGCAGGCGACATCGATGGCGACGGCACGCCCGACCTGTTGGTAAATGCCGTAGGGGAAACCGCCGGAGGCGTCGACGATGCCGGGCGCGTGTACATCATGAGCGGAGCAAGCGGGGCCATGCTGTACCAGCTGCGCTCCCCCAATGCCGGTATCGATCACGCGTTTGGCACGGCAACAGCCGGCGTCGCTGACTTTAACGCCGACGGCCGGCCGGACGTGCTCATTGGAGCGCCGCAAGAAGACATCGGCGCCACAGTAGGCGCGGGCCGCGCGTATCTGTTCAGCCCGACGGCGCGCGCAACGGCCTCCGTTACCTCAGATGGCATCCATCCCTTTGGCGCCACCGGCGTCGCCATCGATTTTGCCAGCGTAAGCGGCAGCGGGACGGTGACGGTAGAGCGTTTTGGCTACGGCCCGGTTGGCACGGGGGGCATCAGCGAGCGCAACGTGAGTGCGTACCGGTTCGTCATCACGGCCAGCAGCGGACTGACGTTCGGCGATGCCGCCGCCGTGCGCTTCGATGTAGCGGATCTCTCGGGAATCAGCGATCCTGCGGCTGTAACGGCGTATAAGCGAGAGGCGCCCGGCGTGGGCTCATTTGCCGAGGTAGCAACCACGTACGATGGCGCCTCGAACGAGCTCGTGGCCACCACCGGCAGCTTCAGTGCGTTTGTGTTTGCCAGCGAGACGGAGCCCCTGCCTGTTGAATGGGCAACGGTCAATGCGAAGGTCGATGGTCCGGTGGTTCGCCTTACGTGGGCCACGGCGAGCGAAACGGGCAATGCCGGGTTCAATGTGCAGCGCCGTGCCGGCGAGGCGTTGGCATGGACCACCATCGGGCACGTAGAGGGCCGGGGGACGAGCCAGCAGATGCAATCCTATCGGTTCACCGACGGGAGCGCTCCGTATGCGGCCGACCGGTTGGCGTACCGCATTCAGCAGGTCGACACCGATGGATCGGTCGCGTTTTCTGAGGTGGTGACGGTACAGCGGAATGCATCGGCGGTTGAGTTACGCGCTCCGTATCCAAATCCAGCACGCGAACAGCTTGTTGTGCGATACGCCGTGCCCACGCGCCGCCCGGTAACGCTCGTGCTCTATGACGTTCTGGGGCGCACCGTGCGTACCGTGGCCCACACGTCTGCACGGGGGCGCAACATGCAGCGGGTAGATCTGCAGGGACTGGCAAGCGGGCTATACATCCTTCGGCTAACGGCGGGATCGGTGGTGCGCACGCGAAAAATCACGGTGCTTCGCTGA